One part of the Theropithecus gelada isolate Dixy chromosome 5, Tgel_1.0, whole genome shotgun sequence genome encodes these proteins:
- the ATP5ME gene encoding ATP synthase subunit e, mitochondrial isoform X2: MVPPVEVSPLIKLGRYSALFLGMAYGATRYNYLKPRAEEERRIEAEEKKRQDELKRIARELAEEDSILK, from the exons ATGGTACCGCCGGTGGAGGTCTCTCCGCTCATCAAG CTCGGCCGCTACTCCGCCCTGTTCCTCGGTATGGCCTACGGAGCCACGCGCTACA ATTACCTAAAACCTCgggcagaagaggagaggaggataGAAGcagaggagaagaagaggcagGATGAACTGAAACGGATTGCCAGAGAATTGGCAGAAG AAGACAGCATATTAAAGTGA
- the ATP5ME gene encoding ATP synthase subunit e, mitochondrial isoform X1 produces MRPSSSAFAFKALRACSASASDCGLCFRCGGQGQDGTAGGGLSAHQARPLLRPVPRYGLRSHALQLPKTSGRRGEEDRSRGEEEAG; encoded by the exons ATGCGTCCGTCCAGCTCCGCCTTTGCCTTCAAAGCTTTGCGGGCTTGTTCGGCGTCCGCCTCCGACTGCGGGTTGTGCTTCCGGTGCGGAGGTCAGGGACAAGATGGTACCGCCGGTGGAGGTCTCTCCGCTCATCAAG CTCGGCCGCTACTCCGCCCTGTTCCTCGGTATGGCCTACGGAGCCACGCGCTACA ATTACCTAAAACCTCgggcagaagaggagaggaggataGAAGcagaggagaagaagaggcagGATGA
- the MYL5 gene encoding myosin light chain 5 isoform X2 gives MASRKTKKKEGGALRAQRASSNVFSNFEQTQIQEFKEAFTLMDQNRDGFIDKEDLKDTYASLGKTNVKDDELDAMLKEASGPINFTMFLNMFGEKLSGTDAEETILNAFKMLDPDGKGKINKEYIKRLLMSQADKMTADEVDQMFQFASIDAAGNLDYKALSYVITHGEEKEE, from the exons ATG GCCAGCAGGAAGACCAAGAAGAAGGAAGGGGGTGCCCTCCGGGCCCAGAGAGCCTCATCCAATGTCTTCTCCAACTTTGAGCAGACTCagatccaggagttcaaggag GCATTCACACTCATGGATCAGAACCGAGACGGCTTCATCGACAAGGAGGACCTGAAGGACACCTACGCCTCCCTGG GCAAGACCAATGTCAAGGACGATGAGCTGGACGCCATGCTCAAAGAGGCCTCGGGGCCCATCAACTTCACCATGTTTCTGAACATGTTTGGGGAGAAGCTGAGTG GTACCGATGCCGAGGAGACCATTCTAAACGCCTTCAAGATGCTGGACCCAGACGGGAAAGGGAAAATCAACAAGGAGTA CATCAAGCGTCTGCTGATGTCCCAGGCTGACAAGATGACAGCGGATGAG GTGGACCAGATGTTCCAGTTCGCCTCCATCGATGCCGCGGGCAATCTGGACTACAAGGCGCTAAGCTACGTGATCACCCAcggggaggaaaaggaggagtga
- the MYL5 gene encoding myosin light chain 5 isoform X1, producing MVLPLQASRKTKKKEGGALRAQRASSNVFSNFEQTQIQEFKEAFTLMDQNRDGFIDKEDLKDTYASLGKTNVKDDELDAMLKEASGPINFTMFLNMFGEKLSGTDAEETILNAFKMLDPDGKGKINKEYIKRLLMSQADKMTADEVDQMFQFASIDAAGNLDYKALSYVITHGEEKEE from the exons ATGGTGCTCCCATTGCAGGCCAGCAGGAAGACCAAGAAGAAGGAAGGGGGTGCCCTCCGGGCCCAGAGAGCCTCATCCAATGTCTTCTCCAACTTTGAGCAGACTCagatccaggagttcaaggag GCATTCACACTCATGGATCAGAACCGAGACGGCTTCATCGACAAGGAGGACCTGAAGGACACCTACGCCTCCCTGG GCAAGACCAATGTCAAGGACGATGAGCTGGACGCCATGCTCAAAGAGGCCTCGGGGCCCATCAACTTCACCATGTTTCTGAACATGTTTGGGGAGAAGCTGAGTG GTACCGATGCCGAGGAGACCATTCTAAACGCCTTCAAGATGCTGGACCCAGACGGGAAAGGGAAAATCAACAAGGAGTA CATCAAGCGTCTGCTGATGTCCCAGGCTGACAAGATGACAGCGGATGAG GTGGACCAGATGTTCCAGTTCGCCTCCATCGATGCCGCGGGCAATCTGGACTACAAGGCGCTAAGCTACGTGATCACCCAcggggaggaaaaggaggagtga
- the MYL5 gene encoding myosin light chain 5 isoform X3, translating to MDQNRDGFIDKEDLKDTYASLGKTNVKDDELDAMLKEASGPINFTMFLNMFGEKLSGTDAEETILNAFKMLDPDGKGKINKEYIKRLLMSQADKMTADEVDQMFQFASIDAAGNLDYKALSYVITHGEEKEE from the exons ATGGATCAGAACCGAGACGGCTTCATCGACAAGGAGGACCTGAAGGACACCTACGCCTCCCTGG GCAAGACCAATGTCAAGGACGATGAGCTGGACGCCATGCTCAAAGAGGCCTCGGGGCCCATCAACTTCACCATGTTTCTGAACATGTTTGGGGAGAAGCTGAGTG GTACCGATGCCGAGGAGACCATTCTAAACGCCTTCAAGATGCTGGACCCAGACGGGAAAGGGAAAATCAACAAGGAGTA CATCAAGCGTCTGCTGATGTCCCAGGCTGACAAGATGACAGCGGATGAG GTGGACCAGATGTTCCAGTTCGCCTCCATCGATGCCGCGGGCAATCTGGACTACAAGGCGCTAAGCTACGTGATCACCCAcggggaggaaaaggaggagtga